A window of Longispora fulva contains these coding sequences:
- the eccD gene encoding type VII secretion integral membrane protein EccD — translation MSTTGLGLARVTIATPRRRIDVALPDQSPLAELLPRILAHAGEAIADDGEAHGGWILRRSDGTPLTAGRTLTANGVRDGEILHLLPRRAAWPELDYDDVIDAIATGAKAHGPAWSGAATRRAGLAAAGIAVALAWLSILASGLAAPDAAHAAAAHAGLGWLTAGLFALTIGVVLVLTGAILSRALSDGLAGAAIAAYGLPFGFLGGFLALAENRSVTATDVLLGSSVLLVLAVAGYVGVADAPRVFAAGILTAILGLLGALLGLWLGAAGACALVASVLLAATSAFPLLSMWLGKLPVPVVPANAAAVDPTVPLPPRVTVFAAVARADELLTGLLLGAAVVATACAGVLVFRGGLAGPILVGAVSCAYLLRARLFPAVRHRSPLFGAGVAGLAVLGVGLLVAAPPWARLLVVAVAAVLVAGVAATAGLVYGRRPPSPYLGRAADILDVALVISVVPIACQVLGLYALVRGLAG, via the coding sequence ATGAGCACCACTGGCTTGGGCCTGGCGCGGGTCACCATCGCGACCCCCCGCCGCCGGATCGACGTGGCCCTGCCCGACCAGTCCCCTCTGGCCGAGCTGCTGCCCAGGATCCTGGCCCACGCCGGGGAGGCGATCGCCGACGACGGGGAGGCGCACGGCGGCTGGATTCTCCGCAGGTCCGACGGCACCCCGCTGACGGCCGGACGGACCCTGACCGCCAACGGCGTCCGCGACGGCGAGATCCTGCACCTGCTCCCGCGCCGCGCGGCCTGGCCGGAACTCGACTACGACGACGTCATCGACGCCATCGCGACGGGTGCGAAGGCCCACGGCCCGGCGTGGTCGGGCGCCGCGACCCGCCGCGCCGGCCTGGCGGCGGCCGGTATCGCCGTGGCCCTGGCCTGGCTGTCGATCCTGGCCTCCGGTCTGGCCGCCCCCGACGCGGCCCACGCCGCAGCCGCCCACGCGGGCCTCGGCTGGCTGACCGCAGGCCTGTTCGCCCTCACCATCGGCGTGGTCCTCGTCCTCACCGGAGCGATCCTGTCCCGGGCGTTGTCCGACGGCCTCGCCGGCGCGGCCATCGCCGCGTACGGCCTCCCGTTCGGCTTCCTCGGCGGATTCCTGGCCCTGGCCGAGAACAGGTCCGTCACCGCCACCGACGTCCTCCTCGGCTCATCGGTCCTCCTGGTCCTGGCCGTGGCCGGCTACGTCGGAGTCGCCGACGCGCCCCGCGTCTTCGCCGCCGGCATCCTGACGGCCATCCTCGGTCTGCTCGGCGCGCTGCTGGGCCTGTGGCTCGGGGCCGCCGGCGCGTGCGCGCTGGTGGCGAGCGTGTTGCTGGCCGCGACGAGCGCGTTCCCGCTGTTGTCGATGTGGTTGGGCAAGCTGCCGGTCCCGGTGGTGCCGGCGAACGCGGCGGCCGTGGACCCGACCGTGCCCCTGCCGCCCCGGGTGACGGTGTTCGCGGCGGTGGCCCGTGCGGACGAGCTGCTCACGGGCCTGTTGCTGGGCGCAGCGGTGGTGGCGACGGCGTGCGCCGGGGTGCTGGTGTTCCGGGGCGGCCTGGCGGGGCCGATCCTGGTGGGCGCCGTGTCCTGTGCCTATCTGTTGCGCGCCAGGCTGTTCCCGGCGGTCCGGCACAGGTCGCCGCTGTTCGGGGCGGGGGTCGCCGGCCTGGCCGTGTTGGGCGTCGGCCTGCTCGTGGCGGCCCCGCCGTGGGCGCGTCTGCTGGTGGTCGCGGTGGCGGCCGTGCTCGTGGCGGGCGTCGCGGCCACCGCGGGTCTGGTCTACGGCCGCCGCCCGCCGTCCCCGTATCTGGGCCGTGCCGCCGACATCCTCGACGTGGCCCTGGTGATCTCCGTCGTGCCGATCGCCTGCCAGGTGCTGGGCCTCTACGCCCTGGTCAGAGGCCTCGCCGGCTAA
- the eccCa gene encoding type VII secretion protein EccCa has protein sequence MSTVIVKRPPRRPGPELPSGDIVLNPPPELPQVMGRAWSQLLMMLPMLAGSGSMALMFMGGRGGGTLQWIMGGLFGLSSVGMLATSFAGQTGPKKAELMAQRRDYMRYLGKVRRKVRANIEAQRTAMHHRHPEPASLWSTAASHRLWERRPADGDYLTVRMGLGPQELATPLRTGPSKALEDLEPMTALALRRFISTYHIIPDLPVALSLRSFATLYVRGERAASMDWVRAMLAQIATLHAPEDIRIAVCAANDRRPEWEHLKWLPHALHPHRCDALGQLRLIAPGITALESLLDDVISSRPRFAPGGGGGTEGPHLVVVIDGGDLAGSDHLMTDGGVAGVTIVDLSSRPPRSLDRGSIVFDVTTEKLVSTTMEESSWIGRPDALGELEHEALCRQLSPLRLSLLAGGDDQPLAAELGLAELLELGDPYEFDPAFTWGPRPNRDRLRVPIGVGPEGQPVELDLKESAQDGMGPHGLLIGATGSGKSELLRTLVLALAINHPSETLNFVLVDFKGGATFASMDKLPHTSAVITNLADEMALVDRMTDALNGELVRRQELLRDAGNYASQRDYEKARAAGAPFAPLPSLLIICDEFAELLTAKPDFIEMFIQIGRVGRSLGVHLLLASQRLEEGKLRGLDTHLSYRIGLRTFSATESRVAIGDAAAFELPRQPGHGYLRNGTEPLVRLKAAYVSGVHRRAQGPGLVRAGSQVLDYTSRFIAPGVVALAPVEEPAVGDSLLDILVRKMEGRGAPAHQVWLPPLQEPPTLDQLLAPLTGDPERGLTVTGPEPRGALQVPIGVVDKPYEQRRDLLRADLTGHVAVIGGPQSGKSTMLRTLIAATALSHTPTEAQFYCLDFGGGALAALRDLPHVGVVAGRREVDVVRRTVAEVYTTLTDRERTFAERGLDSVAAFRRTGGADVFLVVDGWGTVRGEFEDLEATITDIATRGLSYGVHVVLSASRWMDLRPAIRDLLGTRLELRLGDPTDSYLNRRLAANVPVKAPGRGITPAGLHFLGALPRLDGRQDASDLATGCQALVGAVRAGWRGPAAPPVRLLPSSVPFLSGQADGLRLPIGIAEADLRPVTIDFGSEPHLYLFGDSESGKSTFLRSVARSIVERYTPEQARIILVDYRRSLLGAITTDHLIGYGTNATTALEYTSSVAGYMAKRLPGTDVTAAQLRDRSWWTGPECFVLVDDYDLVGPGALAPLVDYLPQARDVGLHLILTRQVGGASRALYDPVIQRLRELASPGIVLSGNRDEGVLLGNVRPGPLPPGRGLLVTRRGGTQLVQLSEAS, from the coding sequence GTGAGCACCGTCATCGTCAAGCGCCCCCCGCGCAGACCCGGCCCCGAGCTGCCGTCCGGTGACATCGTGCTCAACCCGCCACCGGAACTGCCCCAGGTCATGGGCCGGGCCTGGTCCCAGCTGCTGATGATGCTGCCGATGCTCGCCGGCAGCGGTTCCATGGCGCTGATGTTCATGGGCGGCCGGGGCGGCGGCACCCTGCAATGGATCATGGGTGGCCTGTTCGGGCTGTCCTCCGTCGGCATGCTCGCGACGAGCTTCGCCGGCCAGACAGGGCCGAAGAAGGCCGAGCTGATGGCCCAGCGCCGCGACTACATGCGCTACCTGGGCAAGGTGCGGCGCAAGGTCCGCGCGAACATCGAGGCCCAGCGCACCGCCATGCACCACCGGCACCCCGAGCCGGCGTCGCTGTGGTCCACGGCCGCCAGCCACCGGCTCTGGGAGCGCCGCCCCGCCGACGGCGACTACCTGACGGTCCGGATGGGACTCGGCCCGCAGGAGCTGGCCACCCCGCTGCGTACGGGCCCGTCGAAGGCGCTGGAGGATCTGGAGCCGATGACGGCGCTGGCCCTGCGCCGGTTCATCAGTACGTACCATATCATTCCGGATCTTCCGGTCGCGCTGTCCCTGCGCAGCTTCGCCACGTTGTACGTGCGGGGCGAGCGCGCCGCCAGCATGGACTGGGTCCGGGCCATGCTCGCCCAGATCGCGACCCTGCACGCTCCGGAGGACATCCGGATCGCGGTGTGCGCCGCCAACGACCGCCGCCCCGAGTGGGAACACCTCAAGTGGCTGCCGCACGCGCTGCACCCGCACCGTTGCGACGCCCTCGGTCAGCTCCGGCTCATCGCGCCCGGCATCACGGCCCTGGAGTCGCTGCTCGACGACGTGATCTCCAGCCGCCCCCGGTTCGCCCCGGGCGGCGGCGGCGGCACCGAAGGCCCGCATCTGGTCGTGGTCATCGACGGCGGCGACCTCGCCGGCTCCGACCACCTGATGACCGACGGCGGCGTCGCCGGGGTCACGATCGTGGACCTGTCCAGCCGGCCACCGCGTTCCCTCGACCGGGGCTCGATCGTGTTCGACGTGACGACGGAGAAGCTGGTCAGCACCACGATGGAGGAGAGCTCCTGGATCGGGCGGCCCGACGCGCTCGGCGAGCTGGAGCACGAGGCCCTGTGCCGGCAGCTGTCCCCGCTGCGGCTGTCCCTGCTCGCCGGGGGCGACGACCAGCCGCTGGCCGCCGAGCTGGGGCTCGCGGAGCTGCTGGAGCTCGGCGATCCGTATGAGTTCGACCCGGCGTTCACGTGGGGTCCCCGGCCCAACCGCGACCGGCTCCGGGTGCCGATCGGCGTCGGGCCCGAGGGGCAGCCGGTCGAGCTGGACCTCAAGGAGTCCGCCCAGGACGGCATGGGCCCGCACGGCCTGCTGATCGGCGCGACGGGCTCAGGCAAGTCCGAGCTGCTGCGCACCCTGGTCCTCGCCCTGGCGATCAACCACCCGTCCGAGACGCTGAACTTCGTCCTCGTCGACTTCAAGGGCGGCGCGACGTTCGCGAGCATGGACAAGCTTCCGCACACCAGCGCCGTCATCACGAACCTGGCGGACGAGATGGCGCTCGTCGACCGGATGACCGACGCGCTCAACGGCGAGCTGGTCCGCCGCCAGGAGCTGCTCCGCGACGCCGGCAACTACGCGTCGCAGCGCGACTACGAGAAGGCCCGCGCCGCCGGTGCGCCGTTCGCGCCGCTGCCCAGCCTCCTGATCATCTGCGACGAGTTCGCGGAGCTGCTGACCGCCAAGCCCGACTTCATCGAGATGTTCATCCAGATCGGCCGGGTCGGGCGTTCGCTGGGCGTGCACCTCCTGCTGGCCTCGCAGCGCCTCGAGGAGGGCAAGCTGCGCGGCCTGGACACCCACCTTTCGTACCGGATCGGGCTGCGCACCTTCTCCGCCACCGAGTCCCGGGTGGCGATCGGGGACGCCGCGGCGTTCGAGCTGCCCCGCCAGCCCGGCCACGGATACCTGCGCAACGGGACGGAGCCGCTGGTCAGGCTCAAGGCGGCGTACGTGTCGGGCGTGCACCGCCGCGCCCAGGGCCCGGGGCTCGTCCGGGCCGGGTCCCAGGTCCTCGACTACACCAGCCGGTTCATCGCCCCGGGCGTCGTCGCGCTGGCCCCGGTCGAGGAGCCGGCCGTCGGCGACAGCCTGCTGGACATCCTGGTCCGCAAGATGGAGGGCCGGGGCGCGCCCGCGCACCAGGTGTGGCTGCCGCCGCTCCAGGAACCGCCGACCCTCGACCAGCTGCTCGCCCCGCTCACCGGCGACCCGGAGCGCGGCCTGACCGTGACCGGCCCGGAGCCGCGCGGCGCGCTCCAGGTGCCGATCGGCGTGGTCGACAAGCCCTACGAGCAGCGCCGGGACCTGCTCCGCGCCGACCTGACCGGGCACGTGGCCGTGATCGGCGGCCCGCAGTCGGGCAAGTCCACGATGCTGCGCACCCTGATCGCCGCGACCGCGCTCAGCCACACCCCGACGGAGGCCCAGTTCTACTGCCTCGACTTCGGCGGCGGCGCGCTGGCCGCACTGCGGGACCTGCCGCACGTGGGGGTCGTCGCCGGCCGGCGCGAGGTGGACGTGGTGCGGCGGACCGTCGCCGAGGTGTACACGACGCTGACGGACCGCGAGCGGACCTTCGCCGAGCGCGGGCTGGACTCGGTGGCGGCGTTCCGGCGGACCGGCGGGGCCGACGTGTTCCTCGTCGTGGACGGCTGGGGCACGGTCCGCGGCGAATTCGAGGACCTCGAGGCCACGATCACCGACATCGCGACCCGCGGCCTGTCCTACGGCGTGCACGTCGTGCTCAGCGCCAGCCGGTGGATGGACCTGCGGCCGGCGATCCGCGACCTGCTCGGCACCCGGCTGGAGTTGCGGCTCGGCGACCCGACCGACTCGTACCTCAACCGTCGGCTGGCCGCGAACGTGCCCGTCAAGGCCCCCGGCCGGGGCATCACCCCCGCCGGCCTGCACTTTCTCGGCGCCCTGCCCCGGCTCGACGGCCGGCAGGACGCGTCCGACCTGGCCACCGGCTGCCAGGCGCTGGTCGGGGCCGTGCGGGCCGGCTGGCGGGGGCCGGCAGCGCCGCCCGTCCGACTGCTGCCGTCCTCAGTGCCGTTCCTGTCCGGCCAGGCCGACGGGCTGCGGCTGCCGATCGGCATCGCCGAGGCGGACCTGCGGCCGGTGACCATCGACTTCGGGTCCGAGCCGCACCTGTACCTGTTCGGGGACTCCGAGAGCGGCAAGTCCACGTTCCTGCGGTCGGTGGCCCGGTCCATCGTGGAACGCTACACCCCTGAGCAGGCCCGGATCATCCTCGTCGACTACCGCCGGTCGCTGCTGGGCGCGATCACGACCGACCACCTCATCGGGTACGGGACGAACGCGACCACCGCCCTGGAATACACCTCCTCGGTCGCCGGGTACATGGCCAAGCGGCTCCCCGGCACCGACGTGACCGCCGCCCAGCTCCGCGACCGCAGCTGGTGGACCGGCCCGGAGTGCTTCGTCCTCGTCGACGACTACGACCTGGTCGGCCCCGGCGCCCTCGCCCCGCTCGTGGACTACCTGCCCCAGGCCCGCGACGTGGGGCTGCACCTGATCCTCACCCGCCAGGTCGGCGGCGCGAGCCGCGCGCTGTACGACCCGGTCATCCAGCGGCTCCGCGAGCTGGCGTCCCCCGGGATCGTGCTGTCGGGGAACCGGGACGAGGGGGTGCTGCTCGGCAACGTCCGGCCCGGCCCGCTGCCGCCCGGCCGGGGGTTGCTCGTCACCCGGCGGGGTGGCACCCAACTGGTCCAACTCTCGGAGGCGAGTTGA
- a CDS encoding S8 family serine peptidase, producing the protein MPNVAWSDPVRDAQWYVSTLHLADVHAIGRGSGITVAVIDSGVNGAHQDLTGTVLQGADADLAGIGWTDGGDHGTGVASLIAGHGHGGSDGILGVAPDARILPIGRSTSALDRGMPSTRIPAAIDYAVQHGAKVITLAFGGVAFGELEGAVQRAQAADVVIVAGTGNVGDPGTEGIGGINYPAKYPGVVAVTATGRDGTVDPISVTGAGVVLAAPGADLYVASSTGGYRRTSGTSLATGVVAGAVAVLRARFPRLSARDTVALLTATAVDRGAPGRAAQYGFGGLDLLAALRRGPADGTPTVPVFSAAPSASPGGAPAGPWTTVVLVAIVVVLVAWGALVVLVLRRRRRVIPPGPPSDVPPDIFHRPN; encoded by the coding sequence GTGCCCAACGTCGCCTGGTCCGACCCGGTCCGCGACGCGCAGTGGTACGTCTCCACGCTGCACCTCGCCGACGTGCACGCCATCGGTCGGGGTTCCGGGATCACGGTCGCGGTCATCGACAGCGGGGTCAACGGCGCCCACCAGGATCTGACCGGCACAGTCCTCCAGGGAGCTGACGCCGACCTGGCCGGCATCGGATGGACGGACGGCGGCGACCACGGCACGGGCGTCGCGTCCCTGATCGCCGGCCACGGCCATGGCGGTTCCGACGGCATCCTCGGCGTCGCGCCGGATGCCCGGATCCTGCCGATCGGGCGGAGCACCTCGGCACTCGACCGGGGCATGCCGAGCACCCGCATCCCGGCGGCGATCGACTACGCGGTCCAACACGGGGCCAAGGTGATCACGCTGGCGTTCGGCGGAGTGGCGTTCGGGGAGCTTGAGGGGGCCGTTCAGCGGGCCCAGGCCGCCGATGTCGTCATCGTCGCCGGCACCGGCAACGTCGGCGACCCCGGCACCGAGGGCATCGGCGGCATCAACTACCCGGCGAAGTACCCGGGTGTCGTCGCCGTGACGGCCACCGGGCGCGACGGTACCGTCGACCCGATCTCGGTCACCGGTGCCGGCGTCGTGCTCGCGGCCCCCGGTGCGGACCTGTACGTCGCGAGTTCGACCGGCGGCTACCGGCGCACCTCCGGCACGAGCCTCGCGACCGGCGTGGTGGCGGGGGCGGTGGCGGTGCTCAGGGCCCGGTTTCCACGGCTGTCGGCGAGGGACACGGTCGCGTTGCTCACGGCGACGGCGGTGGACAGGGGCGCGCCGGGCCGCGCCGCCCAGTACGGTTTCGGCGGGCTCGACCTGCTCGCGGCCCTCCGCAGGGGTCCAGCGGACGGTACTCCGACCGTGCCTGTGTTCAGCGCCGCGCCCTCAGCCTCGCCCGGCGGGGCTCCGGCCGGGCCGTGGACCACTGTGGTCCTGGTCGCGATCGTCGTGGTGCTCGTCGCGTGGGGGGCGCTGGTCGTCCTGGTGCTGCGCCGCCGTCGCCGGGTGATCCCGCCGGGCCCGCCGAGCGACGTTCCCCCGGACATTTTCCACCGTCCGAACTAG
- a CDS encoding alpha/beta hydrolase, producing the protein MVTFAQLRDADPALFATAAAAWTALAAATESRADDLIRDTRPLEGWEGGAGAAARRFLDRFRRDVEDDQVPLRRIAILLDAHHEQVLKARGMLHSALERARALPATVGEDGTITPTGVVEPARVAGLVREFEAALRLAADTDGHTARGLAGLAPGSGTAVTGVPLAAVPGRGSSPAAVREWWRGLSDGERRFLITRHPELVGWLDGVPAGDRDLANRLVLEQRRETLGARRADLEARRSLSGAEQRELGAIRRTLGGLDAINDRLVDAPRGAEGSEQRGYLLGIDTDRDGLAVLAVGNPDAADNVLTYLPGTGTDLSTVAGDVARVDRMAFDANKLDPTRRTAAILWLGYDAPDNLVAATSGGYASGAEEDLSRFQSGLRVTHDGVPSHASIIGHSYGSTAVGFAAREHPGLADDLIFVGSPGVGVDHAGDLGVASGHVWSSTARNDPIQYAANPVTPQPDLVFGTNPSTGRFGGQVFTSAPGDPIVTTGHVSIDVLGHHLGSVTVPTGLSGHAHSQYWDAGNPARANIADIVTGHYAEVATEGPR; encoded by the coding sequence GTGGTCACGTTCGCGCAGCTCCGGGATGCCGACCCGGCGCTGTTCGCCACCGCGGCCGCGGCGTGGACGGCCCTGGCCGCGGCGACGGAGAGCCGGGCCGACGACCTGATCCGGGACACCAGGCCGCTGGAGGGCTGGGAGGGCGGGGCCGGTGCCGCCGCCCGCCGGTTCCTGGACCGGTTCCGCAGGGACGTCGAGGACGACCAGGTTCCGCTGCGCCGGATCGCCATCCTGCTGGACGCCCACCACGAGCAGGTCCTCAAGGCGCGCGGCATGCTGCACTCCGCCCTGGAACGGGCCCGGGCTCTGCCGGCCACGGTCGGCGAGGACGGCACGATCACTCCGACCGGGGTCGTCGAGCCGGCCCGGGTGGCGGGGCTGGTGCGGGAGTTCGAGGCGGCGCTGCGGCTGGCGGCGGACACCGACGGTCACACCGCCCGGGGCCTGGCCGGGTTGGCGCCCGGGAGCGGCACCGCCGTGACCGGGGTGCCGTTGGCGGCCGTGCCCGGGCGCGGGTCGAGCCCGGCGGCCGTCCGGGAGTGGTGGCGGGGCCTGTCGGACGGCGAGCGGCGGTTCCTGATCACCCGGCATCCGGAGCTGGTCGGCTGGCTCGACGGGGTGCCGGCCGGTGACCGCGACCTGGCCAACCGGCTCGTCCTGGAGCAGCGCCGGGAGACGCTGGGCGCGCGGCGGGCGGATCTGGAGGCCCGCCGGTCACTGTCCGGGGCGGAGCAGCGAGAACTCGGGGCCATCCGGCGCACGCTCGGTGGCCTCGACGCGATCAACGACCGGCTGGTCGACGCTCCGCGCGGGGCGGAAGGGTCCGAGCAGCGCGGGTATCTGCTCGGGATCGACACCGACCGCGACGGCCTGGCCGTCCTGGCGGTCGGCAACCCGGACGCGGCGGACAACGTGCTGACCTACCTGCCGGGTACCGGGACCGACCTGTCCACGGTGGCCGGTGACGTGGCGCGGGTCGACCGGATGGCGTTCGACGCCAACAAGCTGGACCCGACGAGGCGCACGGCGGCGATCCTGTGGCTCGGCTACGACGCGCCGGACAACCTGGTCGCGGCGACGAGCGGCGGGTACGCGTCGGGGGCCGAGGAGGATCTGAGCCGGTTCCAGTCCGGGTTGCGGGTCACCCATGACGGGGTCCCGTCGCACGCCTCGATCATCGGGCACAGCTACGGCTCCACCGCTGTCGGGTTCGCGGCCAGGGAGCACCCCGGGCTCGCCGACGACCTGATCTTCGTGGGCAGTCCCGGGGTCGGGGTGGATCACGCCGGGGACCTCGGGGTCGCCAGCGGGCACGTCTGGTCGTCGACGGCGCGGAACGACCCGATCCAGTATGCGGCGAATCCGGTCACTCCCCAGCCGGACCTGGTGTTCGGCACCAACCCCAGTACCGGGAGATTCGGGGGTCAGGTCTTCACCAGCGCCCCCGGCGACCCGATCGTGACGACGGGGCACGTGTCGATCGACGTCCTCGGCCACCACCTCGGTTCCGTGACCGTGCCGACCGGCTTGAGCGGGCACGCGCACTCGCAATACTGGGACGCGGGCAATCCGGCCCGGGCCAACATCGCCGACATCGTGACCGGACACTACGCCGAGGTCGCCACGGAAGGACCACGATGA
- a CDS encoding type VII secretion target, with the protein MAEPQLRVDTHALRSVAVDVAATGGRIVTHFDGVRAELCPADQPGWAAAAALHAVVEAWGGHAEMLRGRAVDAGARLTRAADGYDGTDHGVACRFGPG; encoded by the coding sequence ATGGCCGAACCACAATTGCGAGTGGACACCCACGCGTTGCGGAGCGTCGCCGTGGACGTCGCGGCGACCGGCGGCCGGATCGTGACCCACTTCGATGGGGTCAGGGCCGAGCTGTGTCCGGCGGACCAGCCGGGTTGGGCCGCCGCCGCGGCGCTGCACGCCGTCGTCGAGGCCTGGGGCGGGCACGCGGAGATGCTCCGGGGCCGGGCGGTCGACGCCGGCGCCCGGCTGACCCGCGCCGCCGACGGGTATGACGGGACGGACCACGGCGTGGCCTGCCGGTTCGGGCCGGGCTAG